In the Haloferax marinisediminis genome, TCGTCGGGACGCCATTGTTCGTGGCACCGACCAAGGTCTTGTCCACGACGCTTGGTCCTCCCGAGTCGGTCGACTCGTCTCCCGAACCATCGTTCGAACCGCCACCTCCCGAACTATCGTCGGTGGTGTCGTTCTCGGAGTTGTCGTCCGAGCCACCGGTACAGCCTGCGAGAGCGGCTATTCCGGATGCACCGGTCAGTTCGACAAAACGGCGTCGGCTAACGAGATCGCTATAGCGGTCAGTACTGTCTGACATGGCTTACTGATAAGAAACCTAACCCATTGTTAATAAACATTTGCATGGTACCCACATTTGGGTGCGGCATAAGCGCCAGCAGACACGCTGAAACACCAAATTACGTCGATATTCTGGCGACAGAAACTGTACTGCACGCAAGAACTATAAGGAGACACTCGTTACCACGGTCAGTGAGCCCAAACAGAGAACGGGGGCTCTCCCGACGCGACTTCGTCACCGCAGCGGTGGCAATCGGCGGGACGAGTGCCCTCACGGCGTGTATGGAACGAGAACAGTCATCCACGGGCGACGTGACGACACAGTCCGTAGAAGACGAACCGCCGTCGTCACCTGAGTTCCCTCGTGGCGATCCAGAAACAGTGCCGACCGGGCAGCATCGGTGGGGTAAGTATCTCGTTCGAGATGCACACGGAAACACAGTCCCACCCCAGCAGCTCGTCGCAGTCGGACTCACGTACGAAGGGTCGGTTCCACCGACAGCAGCAGAGCGCGAACAGGTGGAACGCGCTCTCGAAACCATCGAACTGGCCTACCAGTGGGGGACCGGTGGTAACGCTGGTGCTGCATTCAACCGTGGGCTCCTTTTCATGCTTGGGTACGCACCACGATATTTCGAATCGATGGGGGAGATTCCGTCCTCACTCACGACACCAGAGGACGTCCTCGATACCGTCGGGGAAGACCCCACAAAAGCAGACCCATACGATGCGATACTGCTGCTGACGAGCGACATCGGTTCTGTCGTCCTCGGCGCAGAGGCAGCACTGTTTGGCGAAGTCGACGAGGTGAACGGAGTGTCCGTGGATGCGACGTTCGAAGGTGTGTTCTCGAAGGCGGGGCGTCACACCGGCTACGTTGGAAAAGGGCTCCCTGCGGACAAACTGGAAGAAGAGCGGATTCCAGAGGATGCACCGCTCTCGATGGGGTTCAAATCCGGATTTAGCGACAATCTCCCAGCGGAGGACGCGGTCACGCTGACGTCGGGGCCCTTCGCCGGGGGGTCGACAATCGCTTCCTCCACGCTCGTCATCGACCTCGACCGATGGTACGACCAGCGTGATGAAGAGCGCGTCGCGGAGATGTTCTGCCCCGCTCACGGGACAGACGATGTGGGACCGACGGGCGAGAAACTCGGGAGTGACAGCGGCATTACCCAGGAAGATGTCGACCGGATCGAGAAAGACGCCGAGTCGTACGGTCGTGTCGGGCACACGCAGAAGGTCGCTCGGGCGCGAGACGACGAGTTCGAAGCACGAATCCTCCGCAGGACAGAGGGTGTCGCGACGAGTCAGCACGACGGTGCAGGCTTCGAATTCAACTCCGTTCAGCGAACCATCGAGGACTTCGTCGAGACGCGGAAAGCGATGAACCCCGACGAGTACGACTTCGACATTCCTGCGAAAGACCACGGCATCGTCGATTACCTCGAAACCGTTCGCAGAGGGAGCTATCTGGCACCACCTCGTGAAAAGCGGTCTCTGCCGGTGGTCTAAGTGGACACCAAACACGTGCTCACAATCGCGCTGGCCTTCGCAGTCGTCCTCGCGGGAATCTCACTCGGTCCATCGTATCTCGAACAGGACACCGATGCTCCTGAACCCGCACGGCTGGCGTTCTCAGACGTTACTGACCAGTCGGGACTCGACTACGAAGCAGTCGGAAGCGGAGTGGGAAGCGGGAACTCCGGAGTCTACGTCGCGGACGTGAACAAAGATTCCTGGCCAGACCTGCTAACCATCGGTGGTGAGAGTCCAGCACTGTTCGTGAACGACGGTGGGCAGTTCGTCAAGAGCGACGCCCTGCAGACAGTGGACCGCAGCATCAAGAGCGCAGTCTTCGTCGACGTCGAACGAGACGGATGGACGGACCTGTTCTTATTCGCCCACGATGGTTCGGTGGTGGCGTTCCGGAACGACGGTGGGCAGTTCGTCCGGGCCGACTACGGAGTCGGGAACCTCACCTATCCGCTCGGTGCAACTGCGGCGGACTACGACCGGGATGGTGACACCGACCTGTTCGTCTACCAATCGGGGTCGTGGCACGAGAGCAAGCCGGAGGGGTATTTCAGTCTCGACGAGCGAATCACGGAGGACAACGGTAACACGAACTACCTCTACGAGAACGTCGGTGGAGAGTTCCGTCGTGTCGACTCAGAGAGCATCTCGGGGAACCACTGGAGTCTAGCGGCGAGTTTCGTCGACCTGACTGGAGATGGGTACCCGGACATCCACGTTGCGAACGACTACAACAACGATACGCTCTACATCAACACCGGAGACGGAACGTTCGACCGGCGGACCCTCGGTGGTTCGACTGCACGGAATGGGATGGCCTCAGAGGTTGCGGACGTCACCAACGACGGGCGTCCAGACGTGTTCGTCTCGAACATCTGGTTCCCGAAACTGAAAGGAAACATGTCTAAAGAGCGGTACGAGCGGCTCAAACGACTGCTCGACTTCGTCGTCCACTCGGGGCGAACCAAGGGCAACACGCTGTTAGTCAACCAGGGCGACGGTGAGTTCGCCGACCGAGCAGACGAGCTGAACGTCCGCCACGGCGGGTGGGGATGGGCCGCGAGTGCGACGGACTTCGACAACGACGGAGACCGTGATATCGTCCATACGACC is a window encoding:
- a CDS encoding DUF7405 family protein, yielding MSPNRERGLSRRDFVTAAVAIGGTSALTACMEREQSSTGDVTTQSVEDEPPSSPEFPRGDPETVPTGQHRWGKYLVRDAHGNTVPPQQLVAVGLTYEGSVPPTAAEREQVERALETIELAYQWGTGGNAGAAFNRGLLFMLGYAPRYFESMGEIPSSLTTPEDVLDTVGEDPTKADPYDAILLLTSDIGSVVLGAEAALFGEVDEVNGVSVDATFEGVFSKAGRHTGYVGKGLPADKLEEERIPEDAPLSMGFKSGFSDNLPAEDAVTLTSGPFAGGSTIASSTLVIDLDRWYDQRDEERVAEMFCPAHGTDDVGPTGEKLGSDSGITQEDVDRIEKDAESYGRVGHTQKVARARDDEFEARILRRTEGVATSQHDGAGFEFNSVQRTIEDFVETRKAMNPDEYDFDIPAKDHGIVDYLETVRRGSYLAPPREKRSLPVV
- a CDS encoding CRTAC1 family protein — translated: MDTKHVLTIALAFAVVLAGISLGPSYLEQDTDAPEPARLAFSDVTDQSGLDYEAVGSGVGSGNSGVYVADVNKDSWPDLLTIGGESPALFVNDGGQFVKSDALQTVDRSIKSAVFVDVERDGWTDLFLFAHDGSVVAFRNDGGQFVRADYGVGNLTYPLGATAADYDRDGDTDLFVYQSGSWHESKPEGYFSLDERITEDNGNTNYLYENVGGEFRRVDSESISGNHWSLAASFVDLTGDGYPDIHVANDYNNDTLYINTGDGTFDRRTLGGSTARNGMASEVADVTNDGRPDVFVSNIWFPKLKGNMSKERYERLKRLLDFVVHSGRTKGNTLLVNQGDGEFADRADELNVRHGGWGWAASATDFDNDGDRDIVHTTQIVVRIDRDDPVYTYPMVFQGDGGEFASVNASTHSMRETDGRGLATLDYDHDGEQELVVATYDDAFVVYDNEADTAGQNSLQLRVVDENDATALGAVVTVHAGADTHVIQQSANVDYLSQDTRVEHVGVGTHDSVTLKVEWPDGTTRTFEDVAVNQRLRVTKDGPVVAAPLNETT